In Mercurialis annua linkage group LG6, ddMerAnnu1.2, whole genome shotgun sequence, the following are encoded in one genomic region:
- the LOC126687210 gene encoding protein VASCULAR ASSOCIATED DEATH 1, chloroplastic, whose protein sequence is MAVASETAQRIAPLPMESSSALAAAEPSSPPVTISCDYADSPARSDLSDSSQNPNRDLEIQLALRSEEYRQLFRLPADEVLVQDFNCAFQESILLQGHMYLFSSYICFYSNIFGFETKKIIPFAEISTVKRAKTAGIFPNAIEIFAGEKKYFFASFLSRDEAFKLINDGWMQCVNGTKVLTGEQESISRSESLDIGAVVIEKVNSLVEVDQLDSDDRHKDASPSTDYNLSAPSPVEIETVPVRLTETRENFEKNVEPDRYMNSSSPTRTSTWIEENTDAPEIRKSYTKVGETKFPIKVEEFFNLFISDNANNFIESFHEKCGDKEFKCSLWHPQEKFGYTRDVSFQHPIKLYFGAKFGSCQEVQKFRVYRSSHLIVETSQEVSDVPYGDYFRVEGIWDVVKDDGGSKEGCILQIYVDVAFSKRTVFKGKIVQSTVEECREAYATWINMAHDVLKQKKIERVEEGPSMIQNGEGDSERLVKALDASEISSQSNDDGRTARISGALDDNVRTGNLMQGNFTDATAVTSLLGEYATKSVTFLKSQSQISLVLIVAFVVIFLMQVSIVVLLNRPQNVHVVSPGDYYFGGLMSDKSTEAVAWLERRMHHLKDEMLMVEGHLERLRHEHNWLKSQLKDLDGLEKGK, encoded by the exons ATGGCAGTGGCATCGGAAACCGCGCAGAGGATCGCTCCGTTGCCGATGGAGTCTTCTTCTGCTTTGGCGGCAGCCGAACCGTCTTCGCCGCCGGTTACTATTTCTTGCGATTATGCTGACTCACCTGCTCGCAGTGATCTCTCCGATTCCTCTCAAAACCCTAACAGAGACTTGGAAATTCAG TTGGCATTGAGGAGTGAAGAGTATAGACAGCTTTTCCGTCTGCCAGCTGACGAA GTTCTTGTGCAGGATTTTAATTGTGCATTTCAAGAAAGCATTCTTCTTCAG GGGCATATGTATCTTTTTTCGAGCTATATTTGCTTTTATTCCAACATTTTTGGATTTGAGACAAAG AAAATAATTCCCTTCGCTGAAATTTCAACTGTAAAAAGAGCCAAGACAGCTGGGATATTCCCTAATGCTATAGAAATTTTTGCGGGGGAGAAAAAG TACTTCTTTGCATCATTCCTCTCCCGTGATGAAGCCTTCAAGCTTATTAATGATGGATGGATGCAGTGTGTTAACGGTACTAAAGTACTAACGGGCGAGCAG GAATCAATATCTAGGTCTGAAAGCCTTGATATTGGCGCTGTTGTAATCGAAAAAGTCAATAGCCTTGTAGAAGTCGATCAGTTGGATTCTGATGAcag GCATAAGGACGCTTCTCCATCAACTGACTATAATCTTTCAGCTCCTTCCCCTGTTGAGATTGAGACAGTGCCAGTAAGACTTACGGAGACACGAGAAAATTTCGAAAAGAATGTTGAACCAGATAGATATATGAACTCTTCATCTCCAACAAGAACTTCAACATGGATTGAAGAAAATACAGATGCACCAGAGA TTCGAAAATCTTATACCAAAGTAGGAGAAACTAAATTTCCG ATAAAAGTTGAGGAGTTTTTCAATTTGTTCATTTCAGATAATGCTAACAACTTTATTGAATCTTTCCATGAAAAATGCGGAGATAAGG AATTCAAGTGCTCTCTGTGGCACCCGCAGGAGAAATTTGGATATACTCGTGATGTGTCATTTCAACATCCTATAAAACTTTATTTTG gtGCAAAATTTGGCAGCTGCCAGGAAGTCCAGAAATTTCGAGTATACAGAAGCAG CCATTTGATTGTTGAGACATCACAAGAAGTCAGTGATGTACCTTATGGAGATTATTTTCGTGTTGAG GGGATCTGGGATGTAGTCAAAGATGATGGTGGGTCAAAGGAAGGCTGCATTTTGCAGATATATGTGGATGTGGCATTCAGCAAGAGAACCGTTTTCAAAG GGAAAATAGTGCAATCTACTGTAGAAGAATGTCGTGAAGCTTATGCAACATGGATAAATATG GCACATGATGTACTGAAGCAGAAGAAAATTGAAAGAGTAGAAG AAGGTCCGAGCATGATTCAGAATGGTGAAGGGGATTCTGAAAGGTTGGTGAAGGCTCTGGATGCTTCAGAAATATCAAGCCAATCAAATGACGACGGGAGGACAGCACGGATATCTGGTGCCTTGGATGATAATGTACGGACCGGTAACCTCATGCAAGGAAATTTTACAGATGCTACAGCAGTTACATCATTATTAGGAGAATATGCGACAAAGTCCGTTACCTTTTTGAAAAGCCAGAGCCAGATTTCCCTGGTCTTGATTGTGGCATTTGTTGTCATATTTCTGATGCAG GTGAGCATAGTTGTCCTATTAAACCGACCCCAAAATGTCCACGTGGTTTCCCCAGGAGACTACTACTTTGGTGGTCTGATGAGCGACAAATCGACGGAGGCTGTGGCTTGGCTGGAAAGGCGGATGCACCACCTTAAAGATGAGATGCTTATGGTTGAGGGACATCTTGAGAGGTTGCGACACGAGCATAATTGGTTAAAATCCCAGTTGAAAGATCTCGATGGTCTTGAAAAGGGTAAGTAA
- the LOC126687118 gene encoding serine/threonine-protein kinase D6PKL1: MERFPELKAPPGKLPGAGQLSNAYVSLGREGGQIQKLHAGLVREVAGRFNAHGPQITDLPIPVRPWKGKDSVELLEEIMLDIAPSKGSSDSMDESGPSSFSGASHPPEPIDMDLMKTVYVPIGQNQSDPRCLMKSMSMKGPFLEDLSIRVPPKKPSPAVLSPAESLIEEPNDLVSLSPPFAVARASQNTEGSLLPPDSDEKECVWDASLPPSGNVSPHSSIDSMGVLTAMSIVNSCASTYRSDVITSDGMISMERNCESTKGSVSVRGDSLESTKTSVSRASDSSGLSDDSNWSNITGSANKPHKGNDPRWKAILAIRARDGILGMSHFRLLKRLGCGDIGSVYLSELSGTRCYFAMKVMDKASLASRKKLTRAQTEREILQLLDHPFLPTLYTHFETDRFSCLVMEYCPGGDLHTLRQRQPGKHFSEYAARFYAAEVLLALEYIHMLGVVYRDLKPENVLVRDDGHIMLSDFDLSLRCAVSPTLIRTSFDTDASKRAAGGAFCVQPACIQPSSVCIQPSCFIPRIFPQKSKKKNLKPQAQLGLSSTALPELVAEPTAARSMSFVGTHEYLAPEIIKGEGHGSAVDWWTFGIFLHELLYGKTPFKGSGNRATLFNVVGQQLRFPESPATSYASRDLIRGLLVKEPNHRLGVKRGATEIKQHPFFEGVNWALIRCSTPPEVPRPMEADLPGKFGPVEPIGVRSSSKRIVGTDMKSSGGKYLDFEFF, from the exons ATGGAGAGGTTTCCAGAATTAAAGGCTCCTCCTGGGAAATTGCCTGGTGCGGGACAGTTGTCAAATGCGTATGTGTCCTTGGGAAGAGAAGGGGGCCAGATTCAAAAGCTTCATGCTGGCTTAGTTAGAGAAGTCGCGGGACGATTTAATGCCCACGGCCCCCAAATTACGGACTTACCTATTCCTGTAAGACCATGGAAGGGAAAAGATTCCGTGGAATTACTAGAAGAGATAATGCTAGATATTGCTCCTTCTAAGGGAAGTAGTGATTCCATGGATGAAAGTGGCCCTAGTTCTTTCTCTGGTGCTAGTCATCCACCAGAACCTATCGATATGGATCTAATGAAAACAGTGTATGTACCAATCGGGCAAAATCAATCTGACCCCAGATGTCTTATGAAGAGTATGTCTATGAAGGGGCCTTTCCTTGAAGATCTTTCAATCAGAGTTCCACCTAAGAAACCAAGCCCTGCTGTTCTTTCACCAGCAGAAAGTTTGATTGAGGAACCTAATGACTTAGTATCTTTATCTCCTCCATTTGCTGTTGCTCGTGCTTCACAAAATACGGAAGGTTCTCTCCTTCCACCGGATTCGGATGAGAAAGAATGTGTGTGGGATGCTTCTTTGCCACCAAGTGGTAATGTAAGTCCACATAGTAGCATTGATAGTATGGGTGTTCTGACGGCTATGAGCATTGTCAATAGCTGTGCCAGTACATATAGAAGTGATGTTATTACGAGTGATGGCATGATAAGTATGGAGAGAAACTGCGAGAGCACAAAAGGGAGCGTTAGTGTTAGGGGGGATTCACTTGAGAGTACAAAGACTAGTGTTAGTCGGGCGAGTGATAGCAGTGGCCTTAGTGATGATAGCAACTGGAGTAACATCACTGGAAGTGCAAATAAGCCCCATAAAGGAAATGATCCTAGGTGGAAAGCTATTCTTGCCATCCGAGCACGAGATGGAATTTTGGGCATGAGTCACTTTAGACTACTAAAACGGCTTGGTTGTGGTGACATTGGTAGTGTATATCTTTCAGAATTGAGTGGGACTCGTTGTTATTTTGCAATGAAAGTAATGGATAAGGCATCTCTTGCAAGCAGGAAGAAGTTGACCCGGGCTCAGACAGAGAGGGAGATCTTGCAGCTCTTGGATCATCCATTCCTACCAACTTTGTACACACATTTTGAAACTGATAGATTTTCTTGTTTGGTCATGGAATACTGTCCAGGAGGTGATCTGCATACTCTGAGGCAACGACAACCCGGGAAACATTTCTCTGAGTATGCAGCAAG ATTCTATGCTGCTGAGGTTTTGTTGGCTCTTGAATACATTCACATGCTTGGAGTTGTCTATAGGGACTTAAAACCTGAAAATGTTCTTGTTCGTGATGATGGCCACATAATGCTCTCAGACTTTGACCTTTCCCTCAGATGTGCAGTCTCACCCACCCTGATCAGAACCTCATTTGATACTGATGCTTCAAAACGAGCTGCTGGTGGCGCATTTTGTGTTCAGCCTGCCTGTATTCAGCCATCATCTGTTTGTATTCAGCCTTCCTGTTTTATTCCCCGAATATTCCCTCAGAAAAGTAAGAAGAAAAACCTAAAACCTCAAGCACAGCTTGGACTGTCTTCAACTGCACTTCCAGAGCTTGTAGCAGAACCCACTGCAGCACGGTCCATGTCCTTTGTTGGAACCCATGAATACCTAGCCCCTGAAATTATCAAGGGAGAAGGTCATGGCAGTGCAGTTGATTGGTGGACATTTGGCATTTTCTTGCATGAACTATTATACGGTAAAACGCCATTCAAAGGCTCAGGAAACCGTGCTACACTATTTAATGTAGTTGGGCAGCAGCTTAGATTTCCAGAGTCGCCCGCGACCAGCTATGCTAGCCGAGATCTGATACGAGGCTTGCTGGTGAAGGAGCCAAATCATAGATTAGGAGTGAAGCGAGGTGCGACTGAGATCAAGCAACATCCTTTCTTTGAAGGTGTTAATTGGGCTCTGATTAGGTGCAGCACACCTCCAGAAGTGCCACGTCCGATGGAGGCTGATCTGCCCGGAAAATTTGGGCCCGTTGAACCAATTGGGGTGCGCAGTAGCAGTAAAAGAATAGTAGGAACAGACATGAAATCTTCTGGAGGTAAATATCTAGACTTTGAGTTCTTTTAG
- the LOC126654160 gene encoding nitrate regulatory gene2 protein-like, producing the protein MGCTASKLDNEDTVRRCKDRRRLIKEAVYARHHLAAAHADYCRSLRITGSALCSFAAGEPLAVSEQTPAVFLNSNSNPYHPPPPLSFTNSIPPRVAPSPSPSLHPPPPPPAFPSPSPFPPKLPHILSSSSINSVSKTNRRRKPPKLKLPHILSESSMASSPRFNYGNPTAYQANSNYSSTPSQASSVWNWENFYPPSPPDSEFFDGKAETQNKNQNYHHQHGRRQQHHLDTDDVDDEDEMETETETEKSEYDFFQVQNKKNNSSLNAKQQQHNSTVDEETEREEVQCSEWEDHDHYSTTSSSVEGDDDDDDRESRSEIGTRSNFGSSVRAESVKERGNTAKFDEAGSSASFKTGEMSDMKMVVRHRDLKEIVDAIKENFDKAAAAGDQVSEMLEIGRAQLDRSFRQLKKTVYHSTSMLSNISSSWTSKPPLAVKYRLDTGSLNEPGGHTSLCSTMERLLAWEKKLYEEVKAREGVKIAHEKKLSTLQSQEYKGEDEAKVDKTKAAIQRLQSLIIVTSQAVSTTSTAITGVRDTDLVPQLVELCHGFMYMWRSMNQYHEVQNNIVQQVRGLVNRSAKGDLTSELHKQATRDLESAVSAWHSSFCRLIKFQRDFIHSVHGWFKLTLFPVSNDNVNGNVEHSDVYAFCDEWKLALDRVPDTVASEAIKSFINVVHVISIKQSEELKIKKQTETASKELEKKASSLRNIERKYYHSYSMVGIGLPDTGPDNGQALDARDPLAEKKSELAACQRRVEDEMVRHAKAVEVTRAMTLNNLQTGLPGVFQALTSFSSLFTEALESVCNRSYAIK; encoded by the exons ATGGGCTGCACAGCGTCCAAACTCGACAACGAGGACACAGTTCGGCGGTGCAAGGACCGGCGCCGCCTCATCAAAGAAGCCGTCTACGCTCGCCACCATCTAGCTGCTGCTCACGCCGATTACTGCCGCTCCCTTCGTATCACCGGCTCAGCTCTTTGCTCTTTCGCCGCCGGCGAGCCTCTTGCCGTCTCTGAACAAACTCCAGCCGTTTTTCTCAACTCAAACTCAAACCCTTACCATCCTCCTCCTCCACTTTCATTCACCAATAGTATACCTCCACGTGTTGCTCCATCTCCGTCGCCTTCTCTTCATCCACCGCCACCTCCGCCGGCATTTCCGTCTCCTTCTCCGTTTCCTCCTAAGCTACCTCATATCCTCTCTTCTTCGAGCATTAACTCGGTGTCTAAAACCAACCGGCGCCGGAAACCGCCGAAGCTGAAGCTGCCTCACATATTATCCGAGTCCAGCATGGCATCATCTCCGAGATTTAACTACGGCAATCCAACAGCATATCAGGCAAATTCTAATTACTCAAGTACTCCGTCGCAAGCTTCATCTGTTTGGAACTGGGAGAATTTTTACCCTCCGTCACCTCCCGACTCCGAATTCTTCGACGGTAAAGCTgaaactcaaaataaaaatcaaaattaccaCCACCAACACGGCCGCCGGCAGCAGCATCACTTAGACACTGATGACGTGGACGACGAAGACGAAATGGAAACTGAAACGGAAACGGAAAAATCCGAATACGATTTTTTTCAGGTACAGAACAAGAAAAATAATAGCAGCTTAAATGCCAAACAGCAGCAGCATAACAGTACGGTTGATGAAGAAACGGAGCGAGAGGAAGTTCAATGCAGTGAATGGGAAGATCACGATCATTATAGTACGACGAGCTCGTCGGTAGAAGGAGACGACGATGACGACGATAGAGAGTCCAGATCCGAGATCGGAACCCGGTCGAATTTCGGATCATCGGTTCGGGCGGAGTCGGTTAAAGAACGGGGAAACACGGCGAAATTTGACGAGGCTGGTTCGTCTGCGAGTTTCAAAACTGGAGAGATGTCTGATATGAAGATGGTGGTTAGGCATAGGGATTTGAAAGAAATTGTTGACGCTATTAAGGAGAATTTTGATAAGGCTGCGGCAGCCGGAGATCAGGTGTCGGAGATGCTTGAGATCGGTAGGGCTCAGCTGGATCGCAGTTTCCGGCAGTTGAAGA AGACGGTTTATCATTCAACAAGCATGTTGAGCAATATAAGCTCCAGTTGGACGTCAAAACCGCCGTTGGCCGTTAAATATCGGCTGGATACCGGTTCGCTCAATGAACCGGGTGGCCACACAAGTCTTTGCTCCACCATGGAACGGTTGTTGGCTTGGGAGAAGAAACTCTATGAGGAAGTCAAG GCCAGAGAGGGTGTAAAGATTGCGCATGAGAAGAAGCTGTCAACGCTCCAGAGTCAAGAGTACAAAGGAGAAGACGAAGCAAAGGTAGATAAGACCAAAGCTGCAATACAGAGGCTGCAGTCTTTAATTATTGTTACTTCTCAGGCCGTTTCTACCACCTCAACTGCCATCACTGGTGTCAGGGACACTGATCTTGTCCCTCAGTTGGTTGAACTCTGTCACGG ATTTATGTACATGTGGAGATCAATGAACCAGTACCATGAAGTTCAGAACAACATTGTGCAGCAAGTTCGTGGCCTTGTGAACCGATCTGCCAAGGGTGACTTGACTTCTGAACTACACAAGCAAGCCACTCGTGATCTTGAGTCAGCTGTTTCCGCATGGCATTCCAGTTTCTGCCGCCTAATAAAATTCCAGCGAGACTTTATCCATTCTGTACATGGCTGGTTCAAGCTTACCCTTTTTCCAGTCAGCAACGACAATGTGAATGGAAATGTGGAACACTCGGATGTATATGCTTTCTGTGATGAGTGGAAGCTTGCTCTTGATCGAGTCCCTGATACAGTTGCTTCTGAAGCTATCAAGAGCTTTATCAATGTCGTTCATGTAATATCTATAAAACAATCCGAAGAGCTGAAAATTAAAAAGCAAACAGAAACAGCTTCAAAGGAGCTGGAGAAGAAGGCTTCTTCTCTACGAAATATCGAAAGGAAGTATTATCACTCATATTCCATGGTTGGTATTGGGCTCCCTGATACCGGACCCGACAATGGACAGGCATTGGATGCTCGAGACCCATTGGCCGAAAAGAAATCAGAGCTTGCGGCATGCCAGAGGCGTGTGGAAGATGAGATGGTGAGGCATGCCAAAGCAGTGGAAGTAACAAGAGCAATGACACTGAATAATCTTCAGACAGGGTTGCCTGGGGTTTTCCAGGCATTAACGAGCTTTTCTTCGTTGTTTACGGAGGCACTCGAGTCAGTATGCAATCGTTCGTATGCCATAAAATAG